DNA from Bacteroidia bacterium:
CGGGAAGTTTTTCTGATGCGAATAATCCAAATGCGCGCTATCTATCTGTTCGTGCAGACGGAGGGGATACCATCACACTTACTTGGACGGTATTCAATGGGCCGGGTTGCGACAGTATTTCGTATTCCCAGTTATTATTTGTTAGACAAGCAGTTGCTACTGTTAATCCAGACACATCTTTGTGTTTGGGGGATACAGTACGGCTTATGGCTTCAGGTGGAACATTCTATTCATGGAGAGATTTAATAACTGGCCAGCCTGGTCAAGAGTTAAGCGACCCAAATGTAGCCAGTCCATATTGCTTTGCTACTCAAAGTAGAGCCTATTTAGTTCAGGTGCAGGATAATTTAGGCTGTGTATTCCAAGATACAGTTCAAGTGATTGTTAGGCAGCCAGATACAACTACTGTTTCTACAAATGTATTTGTTTGCTCCGGAGATTCGATTCAGATATTTGCTACTAACGGTTTAGCTTATCACTGGGTAGGGGAGGGGATTAGCTCCCCAAATAGTGCGGTAACGTACATAAAGCCGACCCAAACGCAATTATATGACGTATTTATCTACACCGCTTCTGGATGTACAGCTAAAAAACAAGTGTTAGTTACAGTATATCCAACTCCAGAGCCAGTTATAACAGGTAAAGATATTTGTGTGGGTTTAGACTTAGTTCTCAGACTTGAAAATGATGGAACCTGTGTAAATCGTTATTGGTTTAGAGGGAATATAAGTCAGGTACTAAGTAGCGGAAATCCCGACCAAACTAACCCTAGATTTATCCACCAAGCAGATACTTTATTAGCCGATTCTTTAAAAATAGGTGCCTATACTTTCACTTTTGCCTGTAGAAATATTCAAGGATGTATTGGCTTAGATGAATATACTTTTAATGTGAGTATGCCACCGCTTGCAGGTCTTACAGGTGATACCGTAGTGAGGCCATATAATAATCGGAGGGTTCGATTTACAGATACTTCTGTAGATGCAGTACGCTATTTGTGGGACTTTGGAGATCCTGCAAGCGATACGATAACTGCTGCCGATACTGTTATTAACAATATTTCAAATCTCCAAAATCCTGAACATTTCTTTTCGCAGCCGGGAACGTACTCAATAGCACTTTATGTAGAAAACGAACTCGGTTGTGGGGATATTTATGTAGCCACAAACTATGTTATTATCAAACCGCCCCGTTATGATTTTCCAACAGCTTTTTCTCCCAATGGAGACGGAATAAATGATATATTTAGACCACTACCGGCAGATAATACGGCAAATGTGCTGTTTATGCAAATCTATGACCGTTGGGGAAAGTTAGTCTTTGAGAGTACCAATGACCCCAAAGGTTGGGATGGAAAAACACCCAGCGGAGAACCTTTTGACGTAGGAGCCTATTCCTACAAAGTAATGATTGAACTGCCTATTATAGGGCCAACACTATACACCGGTAATGTATCCTTAGTAAAATGATGTTTCTAAAAAGAATAACACTTTGGGTGGTCGCTTTGCTAATAGTTAGGGAGGGTTTAGCACAAGACCTGAATTATTCTCTGATATATGCAACGCCTAACGCCATTAATCCGGCTTATGTGGGGCTTGTAGAGGGGAAAATGCGTTTTAACCTTACTCACCGGTATCGCCAGCAAACGGCTTCGGCTGCCTATAACTCCTCTATTCTTACCGGAGACCTGAATTTGAATAGTGAAAAATTTAAAGGTGGAGTAGGGGTTCTGTTTTCTACAGACTTAGCCAGCTATATCCGTACTAACCAAATGCAGATATGCGCTGCCTATGATATTCCCTTAGGTGTAAAGGTTCGTTATGACCACCTACGTGCCGGCGTTCAGTTAGGCTTTGCCCAAAGACACATCGAAGATTCTCGGCTGTTCTTTGAAGACCAATATGACGGAGACGCTTTCTCTAAACCAACCCAAGAAACATCATTAGCTCGCTTTTCCAAAGCTAACTTAGATATTTCAAGCGGCATAACGTACTACCGTACGCAAAAAATTAAAGGTAATCCAGAATTTAACCCGTGGGCAGGCTTTGCCGTATATCACATTAACCAACCGCACGTCGGGTTCTATGGCTTTAAAGAAGATAAGCAATCTATCCGTTTCGCAGCCAATTTCGGTGGAAAACTTAGGACGCGAACCCCCCTCGATTTGAATGCAAATATCTTATACCTAAGACATAATAATTCCCAACTTGCTAACTATACTTTTTTTGCCAGATGGGTATTTTTTGATAAAGGAATATGGTTTTCTCATGAAAACGCCTCCATTATGCTCGGAGCAACAGCCCGCTCTACTGAATCTATCGTATTTTTCTCCGGCTTTGAATTTGATAAACGCTTATCATTTGCCTTTTGCTTTGATTTTGTTACCTCTAAAGCACACCTAATTAACGGTAATTTTGGTGGAATTCAACTAATGCTTCACTATAATATTGGATTTCGTAATTTAGATAGAAAAACATCGGCACTTCCATTTCCAACATTTTAATCAAATATGTCTGCAACATACGTAGCTATACGCGAGAATCGTAAACGAGAACAACTCGCTCGCAAAAGTACCCGCAACCTAAGTCTGGGTATGTTAGTCGCTTCCATTGTCATGGCAATTGCTTTTATCACTTGCCTGTTAGTTTTTAAAATTACGGGACAGTGGCTGTATCTGTCATTAACGGTTATTGGCGTATCCTTAATAGCAATCGGATATATGGTTTTTCGCCTCTACAATATTGTAGGATTTACAACTGCGGTAGTTGAAAAAAAAGCAACAGAAACGGTTGATAAAACCGAAGGAAAATTTAAAGCCTTGATACAAAATTCAATGGACATCATTACAATTATTGATATCAAAGGAAAAATTTTGTACCTAAGCCCTTCCAGCGAACGTATTTTGGGCTACCCAATAGATGAAATGCTGAACCTTAGCATCTATGAACTGATGCACTCAGAAGACCATTGCCTGCTTCAAAACGCATTAGATAAAGGAGAATCTTTTGTGTTTTCTTACCGGATGCAACATTACGATGGAACATGGCTCTACTTTGAATCCATAGGAACAAACCTAACCAATAACCCACAAATCAAGGGCGTGGTGATTAACTCCCGTGATATTACTGACAGAAAAAAAGAAGAAGAAGAACGCCGCCAAAAAGAAATTGCTGCCGTAAGACTTAGTTTTGAAAAAGCCAAAACCGAAAAAGAAAAAGAAATTATTGAGGCTTCAAAAGCTGAATTGGAAAAAGCCTACCAAATTATTGAACATCATAATCATGAAATTACAGATTCAATAACGTATGCTTTTCGTATCCAAACGGCATTATTACCCCCAATTGAAAATATCCAGCAAATTATCCCGCAGTCATTTGTATTATGGCGGCCAAAAGATATTGTAAGCGGGGACTTCTTCTGGTTTGCCCAGATTGGCCACCGTTCCCTAATTGCAACGGCAGACTGTACCGGCCACGGTGTCCCCGGCGCATTCATGACAATGATTGGAAATACACTCCTAAATCAAATTGTTATGGCTGATGATATTTATCAACCCAACGAGATCTTAGAAAGACTGCATCTTGGCGTTAGAAAAGCCCTAAAACAAGCCGAAGAAGGCTCTAAGTCAAGGGACGGTATGGACATCGCCTTTACAATGATTGACCACAATACCAAAACCCTGTATTACGCGGCTGCCAATAGACCGCTATACTTTGTCAGAAATGGCGAATTAGAAGAATATAAAGCCGATAAATATTCAATCGGAGGCTTACAGACAGAAAAAGAAAGGCACTTTACATCCAATGAAATCTCATTACAGCCCGGAGATACTTATTACATTTTCTCTGACGGATACCATGACCAATTCGGTGGCTCCAAAGGCCGTAAATTTATGACTAAACAACTCAAAGAAAAGCTAATCGCAATCCAAGATATGAATATGGAAAGCCAACGAGAGTTTTTAGATAAAACTATCGTTGATTGGATGGGAACCAGAGAGCAAATTGATGATATTCTGGTAGTTGGCGTACGCATATAATCGCGTTATCAGCAATTTTTGGCAATAAAGATAATTTACTACCTTCTAAATACTTTTGTGCATATTTGAGGCACGATACAATTAATCTACTTTCATAAACTTATAGCCAAATGGAAAATATTCCTAAATTAGAAAAAATATATCCTCCCGTTTCGATTCAGCTTATAGATAAAATGGAAAAGAAGTTGGGAATATCTTTACCCCAGATATACCGAGAATTTTTGCTGCAATATAATGGCGGAATACCTTTTTACAACACCTATGACGTTATTTCTGACCAAACAAAAATTATTCTCTATAAGATAGTTATAACTCAGTTTTTAGGAATATCTCAAGGTTCTCCGGATGATATTGAAACGGTTTATAATGCCGTTAAGTCCAGAATTCCACCTAAGGTGCTGCCAATAGCATACGACCAATTTAAAAATATTATCTGTGTAGCTACTGACGAAATAGATTTGGGTAAAATATATTTCTGTGCGCTAATACCTAAAATACCAGGGCTTTCTGATATAATGGGAATGCAGCAAAAAATATTAGTAGCCTCTAACTTTGAGCATTTTGTAGAAAAACTATATAGACAAAGGTTTCTATAACTACCCTAAATCTCCAATAATAGTTCTCTAAAACCAGCTTTCTACATCTTGTTTAGAGATTTTCTTTTGAATAACTTCCCCAAACGGGCTGACGTATTTTTCTTGGCAGCGGCTTAGTTCTGACCATAAATTGGTGATTTGCTCTATGGTTAAGGCTGATGTTTGATGCGACCGGCAGAAATTCAGCGCAATTTGTTCTTTGGGATATTGTATTGACACCGAATCGGGGCTATCCAAAATAGAAAGCAATTGGCTTTCTGCTTCATTAAAAGCTAAGCCAAAAGGTAGTGCCGTGATTAGCCAAGAATTTTCATTATAGGGAATTATTTCAAACCCAATTTTAGCTAAAGTTGGGATTAACTCTGCTAAAACAATATGTTGTTCCGGCGAAAGCAATAATCGTTGCGGGTACAACAGTTTTTGGCTTGCGATTTGACTTCCTTTAAGCGCAGCCAAATAACGCTCATACCACACCCGTTCCCGGGCAGCTTCGGCCTGTAATAAAAAAAGTTCATCAGATTGCCGAACCAACCAAAATGGCGTAAACAAAGGAGTAAACGTAGTGTTTTTGTAACTATCTGAAAATAAAGAGGATTTGCTATTGTTTTCCTGAATGGGCTTGTATAACTTATCTAATAGATGAGCAAAAGATTCCGGTTTATGGGTGTTTTCCGAACGATACATACTTTGAATAGTGGGTTCATTTTCAGAAATATCCCGATTTTGTACTTCTGTAATAGCTCTTTGTAGTTGAAAATCAGCTATATCCGGTAAAGATAAAGTTTGCCCTATGGCTTTCTTGACGGCACTATTAACAACACCGTAAACAAGGCGGTCGTCTTCAAATTTAATTTCTGATTTTGTTGGATGGATGTTAATATCGGTTTTAGCGGGATCTATGGTCAGGTTAAGGACATAAACGGGCAATGTTTCGGCAGGTAATGTTTGCCGGTATGCAGTTGTAACGGCATGATTTACAGAGTAATCCTTGACAAAGCGACCGTTTACAAATAGAAACTGCTCTCCTCTTGTTTTTCGGGCTATTGCCGGAGTACCTACATAGCCGCTGATAGAAAGCATGGGTGTGCTTTCCGAAACAGCTAATAAATCAGTTTCTTTTATCCATGGATAAATTTGGCAAATACGACCGGATAAAGTTGTTGGGAAATAATCCGTTGCCGTTTGAGTATCAATTTCTAAGCTAAAATGAACTGCCGGATAGCTCAATGCAATTCTTTGAAATTCTGCAATAATTTGTTTTAGTTCTGTTGTGTTGGATTTCAGGAAGTTACGTCTTGCCGGTACGTTAAAAAATAAGTTTCTGATGCTCAAAATGCTGCCTTCGGTGGTGGGAAACGGCTCATGTTTTAAAATAGTTCCTCCTTCGATGGTTACGATTGTACCTATTTTGCTTTCATTTTGCTTTGTTTTGAGTTCTACCTGTGCTACTGCCGCAATACTGGCAAGGGCTTCTCCTCTGAAACCCAATGTTTTGATTTGGAATAAATCCTTAGTTGTTTTTATTTTGGAGGTTGCGTGCCGCTCAAAGCACATACGCGCGTCATGGAACTCCATTCCGCAGCCATTATCTTGAATGAGAATAAGTGTTTTTCCGGCATCTTCAATGCGTAATAATATTCGGGTTGCTCCTGCGTCAATGGCATTTTCTAATAATTCTTTTACCACTGAGGCCGGTCTTTGCACCACTTCGCCTGCAGCAATTTGGTTTGCTAAGGAATCCGGTAATAGTTGTATCTTGGAGTCAGACATCAGTTTTTGGAGCGGTCTTTGAGTTCTTTTTCATAGTTTTTCATTTCATCGCGAAAGCGGGCGGCTTCGGTGAAGTTGAGTTCTTGAGCCGCTTGTTCCATGCGTTTTTTGCTTTCTGAGATTAACTTATTCAGTTGCTGGGGTGTTAGATAAGGGGCAATGGGATCTGCTGCCTGAATAGAATTATCATTAGATTGGTTATATATTTTTTCGGTTTTATTTTTGTGCCCGATAATAATTTCTTGAACCTGCTTTGTTGTGCTTTGAGGGATAATTCCATGTATTTGGTTGTATTCCAACTGTTTGATCCTTCTGCGTTCGGTTTCGTCGAGTAATTTTTGCATAGATCGGGTAATTTTATCGGCATACAAGATTACTCTTCCGTGAACGTTTCTGGCTGCTCTTCCTGCAATTTGGATAAATGCCCGCGCAGATCGCAAAAATCCCTCTTTATCAGCATCTAAGATAGCTACCAACCCAACTTCAGGGAGGTCTAATCCCTCCCTGAGTAAATTGATACCTACTAAAACATCAATTTTTCCTTCCCTTAATTCATTCAGAATATTTACCCGTTCTAATGCTTCAATGCCTGAATGAAGGTATCTGGTAGCGATTCCCACTTCGCTGAGATAGCGAGCTAACTCTTCGGACATTCGTTTGGTTAAGGTAGTAACTAAAACCCGATTTTTTAGCTCAAGTTCTTGGTGGATTTCTTCTACCAAATCATCAACTTGATTGTAAAGTGGGCGTATTTCTACTGGAGGGTCAAGTAGCCCTGTGGGGCGGATAATTTGCTCTACTACAACGCCGTTAGAGCGTAATAATTCATAATCGGCGGGCGTTGCGCTCACATAAATAGTCTGATTTTGAACAGATTCAAACTCATCAAAACGTAAAGGCCGGTTATCTAATGCAGAGGGTAATCGAAATCCATGCTCAATAAGTTCTAATTTTCTGGATTTATCTCCGCCATACATACCTCCGACTTGCGGAATAGTAACATGGCTCTCATCAATAAAGAGTAGAAAATCATCCGGAAAATAATCTAAGAGGGTGTATGGGCGGGATCCTGGTTCACGCTCTGTGAGGTATCTGGAATAATTTTCTACACCACTACAATACCCAAGCTCACGCATCATCTCTAAATCAAACTCTGTGCGCTCTTTCACTCGCTTAGCTTCAAGAGGCCTCCTACTTTGTTCAAAATAATCAATTTGAGCTACTAACTCATCTTGAATCTGATAAATGGCTTTATTTAACACTTCTTTGGAGGTAACAAAGAGGTTGGCCGGAAAAATTGTATAATCAGCCATATCAGCAATGGTTTTGCCATTAATAGGGTCAAATTTACTTATTTTTTCAACCTCATCACCCCAAAAGATAATTCGTATTCCAAAATCGTCATAGGCCGGAAAAACCTCTATGGTATCTCCTCTGACCCGAAAGTTACCGTGTTTAAACTCGATTTCACTTCGGGAATAATAAATCTGTACCAACCCATACAAAAACGTAGATCTGTTAAGCCGTTCTCCCAAACGGATTTCCAAAATACTATTGGCATAATCTTCCGGCCTGCCGATTCCATAAATACATGAAACAGAGCTTACTATGATAATATCTCTTCTGCCGCTTAATAAAGCAGAGGTAGCTCTTAACCGTAATTTTTCAATTTCGGAATTAACGGCTAAATCTTTTTCTATGAAGGTATCTGTAACGGCGATATAGGCTTCGGGCTGGTAATAATCATAATAAGAAATAAAAAATTCTACTAAGCTTTTGGGAAAAAACTGCCTAAACTCGGCATACAACTGTGCTGCAAGGGTTTTATTGTGAGAAAGTATGAGTGTAGGGCGGTTGGTTTGAGCTATCACATTGGCCATAGTAAACGTTTTACCGGATCCGGTTACGCCTAATAAAACCTGATTTGAATCTCCGGCAAGAACCCCCTGCACCAATTGAGCAATAGCCTCCGGCTGGTCGCCAGTCGGAGAATATTCAGAAACTAATTGAAATGACATTGGCTATCATGTATTATAGGAAACAAAAACAGTTTCATGAGCGAGCCACGGATGAAAATATTGCATAGAAAGATGCTCAACCCAAGCTTGTTGGCGTAGTTGAGTATCTTGTAATTGCGGATTCCGGCTCAATAAAGTTTCCCATGACTCGTCCCAAAATAAATGCACTACGGTAAACCCACTTTCGGCAAGCATTCGGGTTAAAAACTTTGCGGTTGGCCGATGCCATAATGGAAAATTTAACCCTAAAATATAGGCAGGGTTCAACTCACACCACCGTTTAAAGTGAAGTAACTCAATTTCAGAAAGATTATGCTTAGATGTAGGATTAAAAAGCCTCTCAGTGCCAATATGCTGATCGAGGCCATGCAGAATATTTGAAAAATTAGTTGCGATAGGTAAATAAACCGTTTTACCTACATTCTTTTCAGTATTGAAAGCACTTTTGGGAATAGTATCCGGCCTTTGAAGGGAGCGTTGATCTAACAAATAGTTCATGTAGTTTTTCTGAACCACAGTGGCTTTTTGAAAATCATCTTGAAAATCATGAAAGTTACCTAATTTTTGCTCAACATGATGAACTACTTTGGTATTAAAGGCAGATAATAAATCCTGATTTTCTATCCAATCTTCGCAAATACGTCCTTTAAAATCAATTTGGGCAAAAACGCCGAGAAGTCTTATATCACAGCTGGAGTGTAGGCTTTCCATTAAGTTAAATGGCCGGTTTGCTTTCATCCACCTAAAAGGTGCATAATGCCATTTAACGAGTTGGCAAATAGTTTGTTTTTCAAAGGTAGATAATTCCGGTGCATGGGAAAGCAATATGTGCCGTGCTATTGAAACGCCGGCAGCTTCATGCCCGCGAGCTGTCCAGCGTCCTTGCTCGTAACGTGTAACGGAAGGTTTCCCAATATCATGTAGCAAGCAAGCCCACTTTAAGATACGTGCTGCGGTTTGGCTTAGATTAGCAGCTTGTAGATACTCCAAACAAACTTCCGTAACCAAGCGAGTGTGATTCATCACACTGCCTTCTCTGTGATACTTAGGGTTTTGCGGACATCTGGATAGAATTTCCCGATACCGCTGCGGAAGCCACTGAATAATTTCTTCAGCTTGTTTTTGAATAAAATTATCTCCCCTTCTTTGAACTTCCATCTAAAAGGACAATTTTGCCTACTTAGCAAAAGTAAGTTTTAATTTAGATAAAAACAAACTGATTCTTTGCTGCGAAATGCTATTTAAAGAGTGTTTTAAACACCTCTTCATTGATTTTTACGGGATAATTTTTTTCCAAAGAAACTTCCCATTCTTTTTCAAGTTGGGTTTGGTAGCGGGTAATACACTCGGCTTTTGCTTCTTCATAGGTTTTGATTCCTACCGGCAATATTTCTGCTAACCGGTAAAAAAGATATACATTAACTTCCTTTTTTATCGGGGTGGTATAATTTAGCTGTTTATTCGCCATTTCTCTGGATAAAGCATTCGATTCTTTTTCGTAGATAATGGGGATGATTCTGAGTTTTGAAGTTTTTACGTTAATGATAGTATCAATAGCAACATCGTTTTGGCCATTTTGGAGCATTGTTTTAACCTCTGCTAACACCGTAGAATCGCTTGCGCGGTATTCTTTGATACGGACACTTTCTTTGCGCGGAAAACTATCTTTATGGCTTTCGTAATAGGTTTTTAAACCAATGGTATCTTCAACTGCACGTTTCCAGACTTTCTTCTCGGTCAATGTAAAAAGTAAAATTCCTTCTTTGTATTCCTTAACTAAGTTGCGAAATTCGGGATACTTGAATTCAAGGCGGGTTTGCTCATAATCTAAAAGCATTTTTTCGATAAATGCATCAATATCATTAGCCAATGCTTGTTTAATAGATTGATTTAAGTTGTTTCTATTTCGGTTATTTTGGTTAAAAGCTAATAGTTGCTTAACGGTGTATTGCTTGTCTGCGAAAGAGAAAAGTTCTAATTGGGCTAAAGCCTCGCCTAAACTATCTCCGGTAAAGTTAGGATACACATAATCTTGTTTTAGATTTTGCTCAAATTTTTGGATGTTGGCAGTATTTTGCTTAAAGTTGTATTCCTTTTTTAGTCTTTCAATAAGTTTCTTTTCGGATATTTTTGCGCGACTATCTTTGGAAACCTTACCTTTAAGTTCAGCTTTGGCTTGTTCAAAGGTTTTTAGGGGAGTTTCTTCGGTAACTTTTAGGATATGATAGCCGAATCGGGTTTGGAATGGTTTTGAAAATTCACCTTTTTTGAGGTTCGCTTTGGCGTTATCCATTTCTGGGAGTAATCTATCTGTGCCGAGGTCTCCGCCGCGTTTGGCTGTGTTTGGGTCTTCAGAAAATTCCTTAGCGAGCTCTGCAAAGTCTTCACCGGCTGTTAAGCGTCTGTATAATTCGTTTACTAACTGTAAGGCCTGAGTAGAATCTTTACTTCTGTAGTTTTCCCCGTAGCGAATAATGATGTGGGCAGCGCGTTTAGATCCCTGGGCAGGCTGCTTATCGGCTACCTTAATCAAGTGATAACCATATTGTGAGCGAATAGGCATAGAAATCTCCCCTTTAGGAGTTTGATAAGCCCCAGTTTCAAAAGGATATACCATTTCAAAAACGGTAAAAAATCCTAAATCTCCGCCGTTGGTTGCGGCACTCGGGTCATCAGAATGATGTTTAGCCATATTCTCAAAAGTTTGATGATACTTTAACACAGAATCGCGTATAGCGATAGCCTTCTGATATGCCTGCAAAGAATCCGCTGGGTTTGCATCAATGGTACACTTTATCAAAATATGGCTTGCCTTTATCCTAAATTGATACCGCTGATAAGCCTCCGTTATCAACTTATCTAACACTTCTCTCTCAATGAGATATGGCTGCGATAGCTGCTTTTGATATTGCATAAACTCATCCTTGAAAGATTGTGAAGTATCTAACCCAAGCTCGTATGCCTCAATGACTTTACGCTTAAATTTGGTGTATAATGATAAGTAGTCTCGGTATTGAGCTGCGGTATGGTTTTTGGCAGCAGATTGCCCCCCACTATTCTTTTGATAAACGTATTCAAACTCAGCTTTGGAAACCGTAGTTTTGTTTTTGTCAGAAAAAGTAAGAAGTGCGGGGGAATTTCCTGTTGGTTTGGGTTGGGCTAACAAAAGTATCGGTAATCCTAAAAAACAAACAGCTACAAAAAGTTTTTGCATAATAGCTACGAAATTCAAAAAAACCTGCAAAGATAACACGCTTTTGGAAATAACTTAAAAACCTGAAATAAAATTGAGATTTCTTCTGTGCTTCTTTTGCGCCCGCCTTAGTAAACTAAAATTACCCTAATTTTGTTGGCTAATAAAATAAGAACTTTTAAAGAAAGAGTGCGGTGCTATGAATGAATCCCCGGTACTTCAAGAAGACGGCCACAAAAAACGTCCAGACTGGTTGCGCGTTAAGTTACCCTATGGCGAAAACTTTACTTCCGTCAGAAAAGTAATTGATAATCATAAACTTCATACTGTTTGTGAAAGTGCTCGTTGCCCAAATATGGGAGAATGTTGGGGTGCCGGAACGGCAACGTTTATGATATTGGGCAATGTTTGCACGCGTTCCTGTAACTTTTGCGCTGTAGCTACTGGGAAACCGACCGAATACGACACCGCAGAGCCGGAGAGAGTTGCCGAAGCAACCGCTTTGATGAAAATAAAACACTGCGTAATCACCTCCGTTAATCGAGATGAATTGGCAGACGGCGGAGCTTCAATATGGGCAGCTACCATTAAAGCCGTTTACAACCGATGTCCAGGAATAACCATCGAAACTTTAATACCGGACTTTAAGGGTAACTGGGAATCTTTACAAATAGTGCTCAATGAACACCCTGATATTATCTCCCATAATATGGAAACCGTAAA
Protein-coding regions in this window:
- the mutL gene encoding DNA mismatch repair endonuclease MutL: MSDSKIQLLPDSLANQIAAGEVVQRPASVVKELLENAIDAGATRILLRIEDAGKTLILIQDNGCGMEFHDARMCFERHATSKIKTTKDLFQIKTLGFRGEALASIAAVAQVELKTKQNESKIGTIVTIEGGTILKHEPFPTTEGSILSIRNLFFNVPARRNFLKSNTTELKQIIAEFQRIALSYPAVHFSLEIDTQTATDYFPTTLSGRICQIYPWIKETDLLAVSESTPMLSISGYVGTPAIARKTRGEQFLFVNGRFVKDYSVNHAVTTAYRQTLPAETLPVYVLNLTIDPAKTDINIHPTKSEIKFEDDRLVYGVVNSAVKKAIGQTLSLPDIADFQLQRAITEVQNRDISENEPTIQSMYRSENTHKPESFAHLLDKLYKPIQENNSKSSLFSDSYKNTTFTPLFTPFWLVRQSDELFLLQAEAARERVWYERYLAALKGSQIASQKLLYPQRLLLSPEQHIVLAELIPTLAKIGFEIIPYNENSWLITALPFGLAFNEAESQLLSILDSPDSVSIQYPKEQIALNFCRSHQTSALTIEQITNLWSELSRCQEKYVSPFGEVIQKKISKQDVESWF
- the uvrB gene encoding excinuclease ABC subunit UvrB, with protein sequence MSFQLVSEYSPTGDQPEAIAQLVQGVLAGDSNQVLLGVTGSGKTFTMANVIAQTNRPTLILSHNKTLAAQLYAEFRQFFPKSLVEFFISYYDYYQPEAYIAVTDTFIEKDLAVNSEIEKLRLRATSALLSGRRDIIIVSSVSCIYGIGRPEDYANSILEIRLGERLNRSTFLYGLVQIYYSRSEIEFKHGNFRVRGDTIEVFPAYDDFGIRIIFWGDEVEKISKFDPINGKTIADMADYTIFPANLFVTSKEVLNKAIYQIQDELVAQIDYFEQSRRPLEAKRVKERTEFDLEMMRELGYCSGVENYSRYLTEREPGSRPYTLLDYFPDDFLLFIDESHVTIPQVGGMYGGDKSRKLELIEHGFRLPSALDNRPLRFDEFESVQNQTIYVSATPADYELLRSNGVVVEQIIRPTGLLDPPVEIRPLYNQVDDLVEEIHQELELKNRVLVTTLTKRMSEELARYLSEVGIATRYLHSGIEALERVNILNELREGKIDVLVGINLLREGLDLPEVGLVAILDADKEGFLRSARAFIQIAGRAARNVHGRVILYADKITRSMQKLLDETERRRIKQLEYNQIHGIIPQSTTKQVQEIIIGHKNKTEKIYNQSNDNSIQAADPIAPYLTPQQLNKLISESKKRMEQAAQELNFTEAARFRDEMKNYEKELKDRSKN
- a CDS encoding HD domain-containing protein, producing the protein MEVQRRGDNFIQKQAEEIIQWLPQRYREILSRCPQNPKYHREGSVMNHTRLVTEVCLEYLQAANLSQTAARILKWACLLHDIGKPSVTRYEQGRWTARGHEAAGVSIARHILLSHAPELSTFEKQTICQLVKWHYAPFRWMKANRPFNLMESLHSSCDIRLLGVFAQIDFKGRICEDWIENQDLLSAFNTKVVHHVEQKLGNFHDFQDDFQKATVVQKNYMNYLLDQRSLQRPDTIPKSAFNTEKNVGKTVYLPIATNFSNILHGLDQHIGTERLFNPTSKHNLSEIELLHFKRWCELNPAYILGLNFPLWHRPTAKFLTRMLAESGFTVVHLFWDESWETLLSRNPQLQDTQLRQQAWVEHLSMQYFHPWLAHETVFVSYNT
- a CDS encoding PAS domain S-box protein, producing MSATYVAIRENRKREQLARKSTRNLSLGMLVASIVMAIAFITCLLVFKITGQWLYLSLTVIGVSLIAIGYMVFRLYNIVGFTTAVVEKKATETVDKTEGKFKALIQNSMDIITIIDIKGKILYLSPSSERILGYPIDEMLNLSIYELMHSEDHCLLQNALDKGESFVFSYRMQHYDGTWLYFESIGTNLTNNPQIKGVVINSRDITDRKKEEEERRQKEIAAVRLSFEKAKTEKEKEIIEASKAELEKAYQIIEHHNHEITDSITYAFRIQTALLPPIENIQQIIPQSFVLWRPKDIVSGDFFWFAQIGHRSLIATADCTGHGVPGAFMTMIGNTLLNQIVMADDIYQPNEILERLHLGVRKALKQAEEGSKSRDGMDIAFTMIDHNTKTLYYAAANRPLYFVRNGELEEYKADKYSIGGLQTEKERHFTSNEISLQPGDTYYIFSDGYHDQFGGSKGRKFMTKQLKEKLIAIQDMNMESQREFLDKTIVDWMGTREQIDDILVVGVRI
- a CDS encoding peptidylprolyl isomerase produces the protein MQKLFVAVCFLGLPILLLAQPKPTGNSPALLTFSDKNKTTVSKAEFEYVYQKNSGGQSAAKNHTAAQYRDYLSLYTKFKRKVIEAYELGLDTSQSFKDEFMQYQKQLSQPYLIEREVLDKLITEAYQRYQFRIKASHILIKCTIDANPADSLQAYQKAIAIRDSVLKYHQTFENMAKHHSDDPSAATNGGDLGFFTVFEMVYPFETGAYQTPKGEISMPIRSQYGYHLIKVADKQPAQGSKRAAHIIIRYGENYRSKDSTQALQLVNELYRRLTAGEDFAELAKEFSEDPNTAKRGGDLGTDRLLPEMDNAKANLKKGEFSKPFQTRFGYHILKVTEETPLKTFEQAKAELKGKVSKDSRAKISEKKLIERLKKEYNFKQNTANIQKFEQNLKQDYVYPNFTGDSLGEALAQLELFSFADKQYTVKQLLAFNQNNRNRNNLNQSIKQALANDIDAFIEKMLLDYEQTRLEFKYPEFRNLVKEYKEGILLFTLTEKKVWKRAVEDTIGLKTYYESHKDSFPRKESVRIKEYRASDSTVLAEVKTMLQNGQNDVAIDTIINVKTSKLRIIPIIYEKESNALSREMANKQLNYTTPIKKEVNVYLFYRLAEILPVGIKTYEEAKAECITRYQTQLEKEWEVSLEKNYPVKINEEVFKTLFK
- a CDS encoding SMI1/KNR4 family protein encodes the protein MENIPKLEKIYPPVSIQLIDKMEKKLGISLPQIYREFLLQYNGGIPFYNTYDVISDQTKIILYKIVITQFLGISQGSPDDIETVYNAVKSRIPPKVLPIAYDQFKNIICVATDEIDLGKIYFCALIPKIPGLSDIMGMQQKILVASNFEHFVEKLYRQRFL
- a CDS encoding PorP/SprF family type IX secretion system membrane protein, whose protein sequence is MMFLKRITLWVVALLIVREGLAQDLNYSLIYATPNAINPAYVGLVEGKMRFNLTHRYRQQTASAAYNSSILTGDLNLNSEKFKGGVGVLFSTDLASYIRTNQMQICAAYDIPLGVKVRYDHLRAGVQLGFAQRHIEDSRLFFEDQYDGDAFSKPTQETSLARFSKANLDISSGITYYRTQKIKGNPEFNPWAGFAVYHINQPHVGFYGFKEDKQSIRFAANFGGKLRTRTPLDLNANILYLRHNNSQLANYTFFARWVFFDKGIWFSHENASIMLGATARSTESIVFFSGFEFDKRLSFAFCFDFVTSKAHLINGNFGGIQLMLHYNIGFRNLDRKTSALPFPTF